TTGCCGGCGTTCTCAAGAACGCTGGAATCCTGCATGGTGGTCGAGCGGACCGTTGCCTTCATCACCCGGAACCGTTCCAGCAGTTCCTGCTCGTCCTCTGCCATCATTGAGAAGATGGTGCTGACCCCGGCCTCGCCGGCTTTTGCGGCCACGTTGCGGTAGAACGTCCGACCGCTGCGTTCAATCTCCATGGCAAAATCGAATACGTTCATCATCGGCTCCTTCTGCTGGCAGCAGAAAATGCGACCCGGCTGCCGCCAGCTTAATTTTTCTTTACTTTCCACAACTTACGGCTTTAAGTATAATGTATCGCCATTGCGACGGGTGTCAAGCTGCCGGCCGTTGGGGGGAAGACGCAGACAGAGATTGAACCAGGAGAGGGGGAAAAACCTTTACTCCTCACGCGAAGCCGCGAAGAACGTTTTCCCTGGTTGTTTGGGTAGCAGAATGATCAAGAAAAAAGCTGGAGAGGGGAACCTCAGCGGAGGCTCAAGGGATAGTTGGCGCGAAAAATCGTGCCTGCGCTCTCGCAACTGGTGAAGGAAACCTCGCCCTGCAGATAGCCGCTCAGCAGGCGCATGCTGTAGGTACCGAGGCCGCGACCGCAGCCTTTGGTGGAGAAGGAGCGCTGGAAGACCTGCAGCTGCTCCTTGTGGGGGATGACCGCCGGGTTGTGCACGCTGAACTCAACACGGCCGTCGACCTGCCGGCAGCCGACAGTCACCGTTTCCCCCGTCCGCGAAGCCTCCAGGGCATTCTTGATCATGTTTCCCAGAACGCGGCCGAGCAGCGTCCGGTCACTGACCAGGGCGACCTCCGCAACAGCCGGATCGAGCAGCAACCGGCGGTTCTCGGCCGCTTCATGGCGCCGGTAGATTTCCACCAACTGTCGCAGAAATTCGCCGGACCGGATCGTTTCCGGATGCACCCGCAGTTCCCTGCTTTCCGCCGCGGCGACAGTTCTCTGCGCCTGAATCTCATCAATTACCCGTTCGGAGGCGGCGTGAATCAGGGCAAAAATATCTTCCTTGTCGACCGGATCGTAGTCGCGGAGCAATTCGGCGAAGCCCTTGATGCTGCCGGCGACATTGAGGATGTCATGAAAGAAAAGGCTCTCCAGAACGACACGACGTTTTTCGTGGCTGATGTCGCTGACGGCAAAAACGGTGAACTTTTGGTCCCGGTAATCGAGCGGAACGGCATGGACCTCCAGATCCATCGCCTCCATTTGCCCCTGAACGCAGCGGGTGATGCGGCACTCGCGCACATCCTTTTTTCCGGCAAGGCCGGCGAGGATCGCGAGCACCGCGCCGCAGGTGCTGCAGTTTTCGGTAGTCCCGCATCCTCCCTCGGTGCGGCGGGCATGGATGCAGTCGAGCGCCTCACCGGGACGCAGCCCGCTGAGCGGTTCCCGGCCATCAACTCCGACCAGCGACTGCAGAGCCTGGTTGGCATAGACGATCTGCCGGTGGGCATTGAGAATGGCAAGGATGCTGGGGACGGCATCGAGCAGACGCCGGGGGAGGGTTTCGGCAGAGAAATAGGCGACCTGCCGCCGCAGGTCTGATTCTGCGGCCCGCTCAGCGGGAGCAAACCGGGTGGGCATCCTGCTGCCGAACCTGGCGGCGGGTTGTACGGCATCGATAAACATGTTTCCTTGATACCGCACCTCCGCATCCCCTGTCAATCCAATAGACGCGACCTGCGGCGCACCGCCTGGACAAGGCCGCTACTTCCCATCCTTCTCCGTCTCCTTGGCGGGGGCAAACTTGCGCAGCGCCTCCGCCATCTCCCGCAGACGCCGATCAACCAGGAAGTTCACCGTCCCTTCCGGCCAGGAACCGTCCGGCTGGCGTTTACCGGCTGGCCGGCCGGTGAGGATTTCTACCCCCTCGTCGATGGTGCCGACCGCCCAGATATGGAATTGTCCTTCACGGACGGCCGCAACGACCTCCTCCTTCAGCATAAGATTTTTCACGTTCTGCACCGGGATGATGACCCCCTGGTCGCCAGTCAGCCCCTTCGCCTTGCAGACCGAAAAGAACCCCTCGACCTTTTCGTTGACCCCGCCGATCGGCTGGATCTGCCCGCGCTGGTTGACCGACCCGGTCACGGCGATCCCCTGCCGGAGCGGCAGTGCGGCCAGCGACGACATCAGGCCGTAGAGCTCGGTGGAGGAGGCGCTGTCACCTTCGACGCCGGAATAGGACTGCTCGAAGCAGATGGAAGCGGCCAGGGTCAGCGGCTTGTCCTGGGCGAAGCGGTCGCCGAAGAATCCCGAAAGGATCAGCACCCCCTTGTCGTGGATCGGCCCTGAGAGTTTGGCCTCCCGCTCGATGTTGACCATCCCCCCCTTGCCGAGATAGGTACGCACCGTTACCCGCGAAGGCTTGCCGAAAGAGTAATCCCCCAGCAGGTAGACCGAGAGGCCGTTGACCTGGCCGACCACCTCACCTTCAGTGTCGACCAGCAGGGTTCCCTCTTCGATCATCTCCTGGATACGCTCCTCGACCTTGTTGGCGCGGTAGATTTTCGCTTCGATGGCCAGCTCGACGTGGGTGCGATCGACCTTGTCCGCCCCGTGCTGCTCGGCATAGAAAGCCGCTTCGCGGATCAGATCGGCGATATCGAGAAAGCGCGAAGAGAGTCGGTGCTTGTCCTCGATCAGGCGGGCGGCGAACTCGACCACGCGGGCGACGCCGGCCGGGCTGAAATGGCGCAGTTCCTCCTCGGTGCACTTGGCGGCGACGAACAGGGCATACTGCTGCACGTTCTCCCAGGTGTTCTTCATCATCCCGTCAAAGTCGGCCTTGACCTTGAAGTACTTGCGAAAATCGATGTCGAACTGATGCAGCAGGTAGTAGAGCAGCGGCGGGCCGATCATGATGATCTTGCACTTCAGGGGGATCGGCTGCGGCTTGAGGGAGACGGTCGCGATCAGCCGGAACTGCTCGGCCATGTCTTCGATCTTCACTTCCTGGTTGCGGATGCAGCGTTTGAGCGCCTCATAGGAGAAGAGGTTGATCAGAACCTCCCGGCAGTCGAGGATCAGGTAGCCGCCGTTGGCTCGGTGCAGGGCGCCGGGCTTGATCATGGTGAAGTTGGTGGTGGCGCCACCCATCTGGATGATGTGATCAATTCGGCCGAAGAGGTTGAAATAGGTCGGATTCGCCTCGTAGACGACCGGCGCCCCTGCCCGTTCGCTGTTGTCGAGGAAGAGGTTGACGCGATAACGGTCGAAGGAGGGGGGTTCCTGGCCGCCGATCTTCAGCCCGGGGATAGCGATCTTGGGCCCCTCCGACGGTCGGAACTCGTCGATGCGGTCCAGAATGTCCTTCTTGCAGTTGGCAAAATGCTCCAACACTTTTTCATGTTTTTTGAACTTTTCTTCCAACTCCTCGAACAGGTGGCCGATGGCAAAGAGCATGACGTCCTTTTCCATCTGGACGATCGCCTCACGCATCTCCTTTTCCAGGTCCCGTCCCTGCCGCAGCACGTCGTTGAGGTGGTCCTGCAGTTCGGTCCCCCGCCGGTCGATATCCCCCTTCTCATCATCGGAGAGGTTTTCGTACTCCTGCTGGGAAAGAGGGTGGCCGTCCTTGGTCGGCACCAGGGCCAGGCCGCTCACCGTCCGCTGCAGGAGAAAACCCTGCTCATTGGCGCGCTCTTCCAGCTCCTGAAAAAGCTTCTTGTTCTTTTCCTGCTGTTCCGAGGCGATATGTCCCTTCTGTTCCTCGTACTCCTTGCTCTCGAAAACCTTGGGAATCTCCTCGGCGAGCCGGCCGACCAGGGTTTCCACGTCCTTGTGCAGTTCCTTGCCACAGCCGGCCGGCAGATGGATGTACCGGGGACGGGTGCCGTCGTCGAAGTCATGCACGTAGCACCAGTCGTCGGGAACCGCTTCGCCCCCGGCCCGCTTGGCGAGAATCTTCTTGATGGTGGAGGAGCGGCCGGTACCGGGTTCGCCGAGGATGAAGATATTGAAGCCGCTGTTATTTATGCCAAGACCGAACTCGATGGCGGTGACGGCCCGGTCCTGGCCGATGGTCTCCTCCAGGGCCGGCAGATCACGGGTGCTTTCAAATTCGAACTGCGCCGGGTCGCAGCGCCAGGTCAGCTCCTCGGGAGCCAGGCGAAACTGTTCCACAAGTTACTCCTTCTCTTGTCCGTAATTGCAGGTCACCAGGGTGACGGGAGCTTCCAGATAACTCTTCAGAGTCCCAAGAAACTCGGCGGCATCGGCGCCGTCGAGGGTGCGGTGGTCGGCGGAGAGGGTCAGGCGCAGAATCGGCGCGATGCCAGGTTCTCCCTGGTCGTCGACCACCACCTCCCCTTTCACCGTCCCCACCGCCAGCACCGCCGCCTGTGGCGGCGTGATGATGGCGCTGAACGACTCTACTCCGAGCATCCCCATGTTGGAGATGGTGAAGGTTCCTCCCTCGAGATCGGCATGAACCAGCTTGCCGAGATGGGCCTTGTCGGCCAAATCTCGGGTCCGGCGGCTGATTTCCTTGAGCGAAAGGTTGCCGCAGTCGTGAATCACCGGGTTGTAAAGACCTCGTTCGGTGGCGACGGCCATGGCGATGTTGATCGACTCCTGCTCCACCGCCTCGCCGTCGATCCAGAGACTGTTGACCCAGGGATGCTCATGCAGGGAGCGGGCAGTCGCAGTGACGATGAAATCGTTGATGCTGACCTCGAGGTCCTTGCGGAAACGGATGACGTCGGTCATGTCGACGGCAACGGTGACGAAGAAGTGCGGGATATTCT
This genomic stretch from Desulfuromonadales bacterium harbors:
- a CDS encoding PAS domain-containing sensor histidine kinase; translation: MRYQGNMFIDAVQPAARFGSRMPTRFAPAERAAESDLRRQVAYFSAETLPRRLLDAVPSILAILNAHRQIVYANQALQSLVGVDGREPLSGLRPGEALDCIHARRTEGGCGTTENCSTCGAVLAILAGLAGKKDVRECRITRCVQGQMEAMDLEVHAVPLDYRDQKFTVFAVSDISHEKRRVVLESLFFHDILNVAGSIKGFAELLRDYDPVDKEDIFALIHAASERVIDEIQAQRTVAAAESRELRVHPETIRSGEFLRQLVEIYRRHEAAENRRLLLDPAVAEVALVSDRTLLGRVLGNMIKNALEASRTGETVTVGCRQVDGRVEFSVHNPAVIPHKEQLQVFQRSFSTKGCGRGLGTYSMRLLSGYLQGEVSFTSCESAGTIFRANYPLSLR
- a CDS encoding dihydrolipoamide acetyltransferase family protein, whose product is MPIEITMPKLSDTMEEGTILQWRIKEGDRISKGQIIAEVETDKAAMEMEAFEDGLVRALKVDEGATVPVGTVIAVFDGEGKAEPVTEEARTPAEKPAEKSEEKPAEKAEEKAEEKAEERMLKRSAPPLEQGGSASPVARKIALEKGLDIGRIRGTGPGGRIVLADVERATPQIAPPPAEAGAKPERAAGKSVKIRRIVARKMLESWQNIPHFFVTVAVDMTDVIRFRKDLEVSINDFIVTATARSLHEHPWVNSLWIDGEAVEQESINIAMAVATERGLYNPVIHDCGNLSLKEISRRTRDLADKAHLGKLVHADLEGGTFTISNMGMLGVESFSAIITPPQAAVLAVGTVKGEVVVDDQGEPGIAPILRLTLSADHRTLDGADAAEFLGTLKSYLEAPVTLVTCNYGQEKE
- a CDS encoding ATP-binding protein — its product is MEQFRLAPEELTWRCDPAQFEFESTRDLPALEETIGQDRAVTAIEFGLGINNSGFNIFILGEPGTGRSSTIKKILAKRAGGEAVPDDWCYVHDFDDGTRPRYIHLPAGCGKELHKDVETLVGRLAEEIPKVFESKEYEEQKGHIASEQQEKNKKLFQELEERANEQGFLLQRTVSGLALVPTKDGHPLSQQEYENLSDDEKGDIDRRGTELQDHLNDVLRQGRDLEKEMREAIVQMEKDVMLFAIGHLFEELEEKFKKHEKVLEHFANCKKDILDRIDEFRPSEGPKIAIPGLKIGGQEPPSFDRYRVNLFLDNSERAGAPVVYEANPTYFNLFGRIDHIIQMGGATTNFTMIKPGALHRANGGYLILDCREVLINLFSYEALKRCIRNQEVKIEDMAEQFRLIATVSLKPQPIPLKCKIIMIGPPLLYYLLHQFDIDFRKYFKVKADFDGMMKNTWENVQQYALFVAAKCTEEELRHFSPAGVARVVEFAARLIEDKHRLSSRFLDIADLIREAAFYAEQHGADKVDRTHVELAIEAKIYRANKVEERIQEMIEEGTLLVDTEGEVVGQVNGLSVYLLGDYSFGKPSRVTVRTYLGKGGMVNIEREAKLSGPIHDKGVLILSGFFGDRFAQDKPLTLAASICFEQSYSGVEGDSASSTELYGLMSSLAALPLRQGIAVTGSVNQRGQIQPIGGVNEKVEGFFSVCKAKGLTGDQGVIIPVQNVKNLMLKEEVVAAVREGQFHIWAVGTIDEGVEILTGRPAGKRQPDGSWPEGTVNFLVDRRLREMAEALRKFAPAKETEKDGK